In a genomic window of Bradyrhizobium ontarionense:
- a CDS encoding multicopper oxidase domain-containing protein, translating to MNPTGWVYEICPRPAHDIKCPAGAAVSDYGGVRLALQKGDTLKIRLVNQLPQLDPAKVNHNTDPGQANLFRNPTNLHTHGLIVEPRAPTLSDQTFGDYVFVQIYNSANGMPVPQTTHQHGSNKMNYADYRIEIPRNHPSGQFWFHPHIHGLSLNQVSEGLAGIISVGEVSDYAHGDARDTPFSDASVRHLVLKDMQVAPGGTVQFDSGPVAVQPGEVINQQDPGFCAQFPADSSEVRQGSCPGVDNSADEGSNFAGGNWFFTVNGRTFPTIKVTDPDGEVWRLTNASGSLSYNLQLTDDEAQKPMIMQLISVDGVSVNLPQDTTMDTMVRLGGARFRVVPCPPMPISRFHSKPVCVTQMVMMPSSRAEVFVTYRDPATGAIASPGRSASATFKMAGLTMGSGDQWPAVDLAKVHFNQHGWRNHISYAMDIRGDALATMQPSGILDAKVPYASATPLRDGCRPLPPGHRRRIFFGLADLNDDGTFGLGYEEVDQNGNPVPGTQLPVSQFDPAQNIVCLPLAAGQRPVHETWELVQLSTENHNFHIHQTRFRTINTKAAENTPLSVSLNRSIGGGMLQDNVPLGVATPNVPEVMDAQNGVCSIEQWRSGQCTSKPVVVDIPFSQVGEFVYHCHILEHEDGGMMAKIKVVPSPYGGSAWEAMNQMPW from the coding sequence ATGAACCCGACCGGCTGGGTTTACGAGATCTGCCCGCGGCCCGCCCACGACATCAAATGCCCGGCCGGCGCGGCGGTGTCGGACTACGGCGGCGTGCGATTGGCACTGCAGAAGGGCGACACACTGAAGATCAGGCTGGTGAACCAGCTGCCGCAACTTGACCCGGCGAAGGTCAATCACAATACCGATCCCGGCCAGGCCAACCTGTTTCGCAATCCGACCAATCTGCATACCCATGGTCTCATCGTCGAACCGCGCGCTCCGACGCTGAGCGACCAGACCTTCGGCGACTACGTCTTCGTGCAGATCTACAACTCCGCCAATGGCATGCCGGTGCCGCAGACGACCCATCAGCACGGCTCCAACAAGATGAACTATGCGGACTACCGGATCGAGATCCCGAGGAACCACCCGTCGGGACAATTCTGGTTTCATCCGCATATCCACGGGCTTTCGCTCAACCAGGTCTCTGAAGGCCTGGCGGGCATCATCTCGGTCGGCGAAGTCTCGGACTACGCGCATGGCGACGCGAGAGATACGCCGTTCTCCGACGCCAGCGTTCGCCATCTGGTCCTCAAGGACATGCAGGTCGCGCCCGGCGGCACGGTGCAGTTCGATAGCGGCCCGGTCGCCGTGCAGCCCGGTGAAGTAATCAATCAGCAGGATCCGGGCTTCTGCGCGCAGTTCCCGGCGGACAGCTCCGAGGTGCGTCAAGGATCGTGCCCGGGCGTCGACAACTCTGCCGATGAAGGCTCCAATTTTGCCGGCGGCAACTGGTTCTTCACGGTCAATGGCCGGACGTTCCCGACCATCAAGGTGACCGATCCGGACGGCGAGGTCTGGCGGCTCACCAACGCCTCCGGCAGCCTGTCCTACAATCTCCAGCTGACCGATGACGAGGCGCAGAAGCCGATGATCATGCAGCTCATCTCGGTCGACGGCGTGAGCGTGAACCTGCCGCAGGACACCACGATGGACACCATGGTTCGTCTCGGCGGTGCACGCTTCCGCGTCGTGCCCTGTCCCCCGATGCCGATCTCGCGCTTTCACTCCAAGCCGGTTTGCGTCACCCAGATGGTGATGATGCCGAGCTCGCGCGCCGAGGTCTTCGTCACCTATCGCGATCCGGCGACGGGCGCGATCGCCTCGCCGGGTCGGTCGGCGTCCGCGACCTTCAAGATGGCCGGACTGACGATGGGCAGCGGCGATCAGTGGCCGGCGGTCGATCTTGCCAAGGTGCACTTCAACCAGCATGGCTGGCGCAACCACATCTCCTACGCCATGGATATCAGGGGCGACGCATTGGCGACGATGCAGCCGTCGGGCATCCTCGATGCCAAGGTGCCGTATGCGAGCGCCACGCCGCTGCGTGACGGCTGCCGCCCGCTGCCTCCAGGACACCGCCGCCGGATCTTCTTCGGCCTCGCCGATCTGAACGACGACGGCACCTTCGGCCTCGGCTATGAGGAGGTCGATCAGAACGGCAACCCGGTACCCGGCACCCAGCTCCCGGTGAGCCAGTTCGACCCTGCGCAGAACATCGTCTGCCTGCCGCTGGCGGCCGGACAACGCCCCGTCCACGAGACCTGGGAGCTGGTGCAGCTCTCAACCGAGAACCATAACTTCCATATCCACCAGACCCGGTTCAGGACCATCAACACCAAGGCCGCTGAAAACACGCCGCTGTCGGTGTCGCTGAACAGGAGCATCGGCGGCGGCATGCTCCAGGACAACGTCCCGCTCGGCGTCGCGACCCCGAACGTTCCGGAAGTGATGGATGCCCAGAACGGCGTCTGCAGCATCGAGCAGTGGCGAAGCGGGCAGTGCACGTCGAAGCCCGTGGTGGTCGATATCCCGTTCTCGCAGGTCGGCGAGTTCGTCTATCACTGCCATATCCTCGAGCATGAGGACGGGGGCATGATGGCCAAGATCAAGGTGGTGCCATCCCCTTATGGCGGCTCCGCATGGGAAGCCATGAACCAGATGCCGTGGTAG
- a CDS encoding FMN-binding protein encodes MSDWLKWAAPAAAVVSIASPAYAMQYMSVEEAQKAAFPGASFAEVQAGRVWKASSGGYIYYDHVVGKHLLIDYTVAIGADGRVRRVDILNYRESYGGEVHDASWLGQFVGKSSQNEVRINSDIRNISGATLSSTHLTEGVKKVLTYHASHFH; translated from the coding sequence ATGAGTGATTGGCTGAAATGGGCGGCACCCGCTGCGGCCGTCGTGTCGATCGCTTCGCCGGCCTACGCCATGCAGTATATGAGCGTCGAGGAAGCCCAGAAGGCCGCTTTCCCGGGAGCCAGCTTCGCCGAGGTTCAAGCCGGCCGGGTGTGGAAGGCGAGCAGCGGCGGCTACATCTATTATGACCACGTCGTCGGCAAGCATCTTCTGATCGACTATACGGTCGCTATCGGAGCCGACGGTCGCGTGCGCCGTGTGGACATTCTGAACTACCGGGAATCCTATGGCGGCGAGGTGCACGATGCCAGCTGGCTCGGCCAGTTCGTCGGCAAGAGCAGCCAGAACGAGGTTCGCATCAATTCCGACATCCGCAACATCTCGGGCGCGACCCTGTCGTCGACCCACTTGACCGAAGGCGTGAAGAAGGTGCTGACGTATCATGCCAGCCACTTCCACTAG
- a CDS encoding FAD:protein FMN transferase, protein MPATSTSIRRARALLGTFVEIDVTDANRRDAESAVEAAFSAVADVHRLMSFHDADSDVSRLNREASSCAVMVHPWTYAVLKMALDVAQQSDGAFDIGVAGAPPLQQTGTSTVAAIELLADDQVRFGHPAVKIDLGGIAKGFAVDRALEALRSCGVRSAMVNAGGDLATFGPDARVVHIRDPLFPDRLLCQVEVSNEALATSARRFDPFRSADTTDTAVIEPTTRRPAHGVYGATVRAPTCMVADALTKVVMVAGERAAAPLAHFQANAMLITTNGDIHTTSNWQGVLQHAA, encoded by the coding sequence ATGCCAGCCACTTCCACTAGCATTCGGCGAGCGCGGGCTCTGCTGGGTACATTCGTCGAGATCGACGTCACTGACGCAAACAGGCGTGATGCGGAGAGTGCCGTCGAAGCGGCGTTCTCCGCGGTCGCCGACGTGCATCGGCTGATGAGCTTCCACGATGCGGACAGCGACGTGTCGCGGCTGAATCGTGAAGCGTCGAGCTGCGCCGTCATGGTGCATCCCTGGACCTACGCCGTGCTAAAGATGGCGCTGGACGTGGCGCAGCAATCGGACGGCGCCTTCGACATCGGCGTTGCCGGTGCACCGCCTCTGCAGCAGACCGGAACTTCGACCGTCGCAGCGATCGAATTGCTCGCGGACGACCAGGTCCGTTTCGGTCACCCGGCCGTAAAGATCGACCTTGGCGGCATCGCCAAGGGGTTCGCGGTCGACCGCGCGCTCGAGGCGTTGCGGAGCTGCGGCGTGCGCTCCGCCATGGTGAACGCAGGTGGCGATCTCGCTACCTTCGGACCCGACGCTCGCGTCGTCCACATTCGAGATCCGCTATTCCCGGACAGGCTGCTCTGCCAGGTCGAAGTGAGCAATGAGGCCCTGGCGACGTCCGCACGCCGCTTTGACCCGTTCCGATCGGCGGATACGACCGACACGGCGGTCATAGAGCCGACGACCCGGCGGCCGGCACACGGCGTCTACGGCGCAACGGTGCGCGCTCCAACGTGCATGGTCGCCGACGCGCTGACCAAGGTCGTCATGGTTGCAGGCGAGCGGGCTGCAGCGCCGCTGGCCCACTTCCAGGCGAACGCAATGCTGATTACGACCAACGGCGACATCCACACGACATCGAACTGGCAGGGAGTTCTCCAACATGCGGCTTAA
- a CDS encoding DDE-type integrase/transposase/recombinase: MRGPAPDQIWVVDIAEVHLAKAFAYLAVILDAFSREAVGRAFENTLDASLAVAALDNASRLEIRSPAA, encoded by the coding sequence GTGCGCGGCCCAGCGCCCGACCAAATCTGGGTCGTGGACATCGCCGAGGTCCACCTCGCCAAGGCGTTCGCCTATCTCGCCGTCATTCTCGACGCCTTCTCACGCGAGGCTGTCGGCCGGGCGTTTGAGAACACGCTCGATGCCTCGCTCGCCGTCGCCGCGCTCGACAACGCCTCCAGGCTCGAAATCCGAAGTCCGGCAGCCTGA
- a CDS encoding PQQ-dependent dehydrogenase, methanol/ethanol family, with product MAGISTVAFLMAGAVGVRANDSALKAASEPGAWAMAGHDYGNTRFSPLKEINTENAGKLSLVYSFSLASLRSNEASPIVIGNTLYVSTSWGPKYVYALDAATGARKWTYEPDIPDDVLQYACCDVNNRGITYADGKLFVGRLDGKLTALDAATGKELWTSKVVDYKQGSVITSPPLVVRDKVITGFGGGEYGVRGSLQAFDINSGKALWQTYTVPAPGQPGSETWKGDTGLHGGGAAWLVGSYDPKSDTVYWGTSNPGPWNTAVRSTGNGEFGKLTNLYTASTLALDPNTGNIKWHIQTTPADAWDYDGVNEAILADLKIGDAAVPTLMKADRNGFFFVANRETGKVISAEKYVFANWAQKWDTATLRAVEDPDKRPGPGHPVKDVCPNLIGGKNWQPMSYSPDTGLVYIPANNVCMDWAVSDVSYKRGVFYLGAEFPTKEGPGGFLGELIAWDPVNNKKVWSIQEDLPFNGGTLSTAGGLVFSGNLHGDFRAIDAKSGKILWKRNLGSGIGAGPVTYSVDGKQYVAVVVGRTASIPAFLGEIGKKMTNAAPEGGALFVFAVQ from the coding sequence TTGGCTGGCATCTCGACGGTTGCCTTCCTCATGGCCGGCGCCGTTGGTGTCCGCGCCAATGACTCGGCGCTGAAGGCCGCCAGTGAGCCCGGGGCCTGGGCGATGGCCGGGCATGATTACGGCAACACCCGCTTCAGCCCGCTCAAGGAGATCAATACCGAGAACGCCGGCAAGCTGTCGCTGGTCTATTCGTTCTCGCTGGCCTCGCTGCGCTCGAACGAGGCCTCGCCGATCGTGATCGGCAACACGCTCTACGTCTCGACCTCCTGGGGCCCGAAATACGTCTATGCGCTGGATGCCGCGACCGGCGCGCGCAAATGGACCTATGAGCCGGATATTCCCGACGACGTGCTGCAATATGCATGCTGCGACGTCAACAACCGCGGCATCACCTATGCCGACGGCAAGCTGTTCGTCGGCCGGCTCGACGGCAAGCTGACCGCGCTCGATGCCGCGACCGGCAAGGAGCTGTGGACGTCGAAGGTCGTCGACTACAAACAGGGTTCGGTGATCACCTCGCCGCCGCTGGTCGTTCGCGACAAGGTCATCACCGGCTTCGGCGGCGGCGAGTATGGTGTGCGCGGTTCGCTGCAGGCCTTCGACATCAACTCCGGCAAAGCGTTGTGGCAGACCTACACCGTTCCTGCTCCCGGCCAACCCGGCAGCGAGACCTGGAAGGGCGACACCGGCCTGCACGGCGGTGGGGCGGCCTGGCTGGTCGGCTCCTATGATCCGAAGAGCGACACGGTCTATTGGGGCACCAGCAATCCCGGTCCCTGGAACACCGCCGTGCGCTCGACCGGCAACGGCGAGTTCGGCAAGCTGACCAATCTCTATACGGCGTCCACGCTGGCGCTCGATCCGAACACCGGCAACATCAAGTGGCACATCCAGACCACCCCCGCCGATGCCTGGGATTATGACGGCGTCAACGAAGCCATCCTCGCCGACCTGAAGATCGGCGATGCGGCCGTTCCGACGCTGATGAAGGCCGACCGCAACGGCTTCTTCTTCGTGGCCAATCGCGAGACCGGCAAGGTCATCTCGGCCGAGAAATACGTCTTCGCCAACTGGGCTCAGAAATGGGACACCGCGACCCTGCGCGCGGTCGAGGATCCGGACAAGCGGCCGGGCCCCGGACATCCTGTCAAGGACGTCTGTCCGAACCTGATCGGCGGCAAGAACTGGCAGCCGATGTCGTACAGCCCGGACACCGGCTTGGTCTATATCCCGGCCAACAATGTCTGCATGGACTGGGCGGTGAGCGACGTCTCCTACAAGCGCGGCGTGTTCTATCTCGGCGCGGAATTCCCGACCAAGGAAGGCCCCGGCGGCTTCCTCGGAGAGCTCATCGCCTGGGATCCCGTGAACAACAAGAAGGTCTGGTCGATCCAGGAAGACCTTCCCTTCAACGGGGGCACGCTCAGCACCGCAGGCGGCCTGGTCTTCTCCGGCAATCTGCACGGCGATTTCCGCGCCATCGATGCCAAGTCCGGCAAGATCCTGTGGAAGCGCAATCTCGGCTCCGGCATCGGCGCCGGTCCGGTGACCTACTCGGTCGACGGCAAGCAGTACGTCGCCGTCGTCGTCGGGCGCACCGCCTCGATCCCGGCCTTCCTCGGCGAGATCGGCAAGAAGATGACGAACGCGGCTCCCGAGGGCGGCGCCTTGTTCGTCTTCGCGGTCCAATAA
- a CDS encoding c-type cytochrome — MRLNRRQTGSKRQAAAELSARATILVALMASTLPASSAAGFANEADPLRLCADPTNLPFSSDNPSQPGFYLEVGRALSQQLDRPVTYNWYKSYFGKRTVRVTLLGKQCDAMIGLPLSSEFMGPTVIFSKKIATESYALVSRETLAVSSIDDLRGKRVAVQYQTTPQNLLAERDDIEKVTVLTPDEGMAALAQGKADVAFVWGPVAGWLNKTTYQSRFRIQPVEGAGLSWDAAIGFARTSAQLRDQIDAALPQLDLRIAELAAKYGLPGDPPIRLGAAPSLIKLASFTGPAQLLRQPAAEASVIRVSDSNVTDPQTEGVPLGKEIFNGTCAHCHGPDAVQAERRIDLRRLRTRYGEDMRDKYWTTVHEGRPSKGMPAWKEVFTDDQFESIYSFLMTVQSSETAN, encoded by the coding sequence ATGCGCCTGAATCGTCGTCAGACCGGCTCGAAAAGGCAGGCCGCCGCCGAACTGTCAGCACGTGCGACGATTCTGGTCGCATTGATGGCCTCCACCCTGCCGGCATCGTCGGCCGCGGGGTTCGCAAACGAGGCGGACCCGCTGCGGTTATGCGCGGATCCGACCAATCTTCCCTTCTCGAGCGACAATCCATCGCAGCCAGGATTCTATCTCGAGGTCGGCCGGGCCCTGTCGCAGCAGCTCGACCGCCCCGTGACGTACAACTGGTACAAATCCTATTTCGGCAAGCGGACCGTGCGCGTGACGCTGCTGGGCAAGCAGTGCGACGCGATGATAGGCCTGCCGCTGTCCTCGGAATTCATGGGACCCACGGTGATCTTCTCGAAAAAGATCGCGACCGAAAGCTATGCGCTCGTCAGCCGCGAGACGCTTGCCGTCAGCAGCATCGACGACCTCAGAGGCAAGCGCGTCGCGGTGCAATACCAAACCACGCCGCAAAATCTGTTGGCCGAGCGCGACGACATCGAGAAAGTTACCGTGCTGACGCCGGACGAGGGCATGGCGGCCCTCGCCCAGGGCAAGGCCGACGTCGCTTTCGTCTGGGGACCGGTTGCAGGCTGGCTGAACAAGACGACCTACCAAAGCCGCTTCCGGATCCAGCCCGTCGAAGGAGCCGGTCTGTCCTGGGATGCAGCGATCGGCTTCGCCAGAACCTCAGCGCAGTTGCGCGACCAGATCGACGCCGCCTTGCCGCAGCTCGACCTGCGGATCGCCGAGCTGGCTGCCAAATACGGGCTGCCAGGCGATCCGCCGATCAGGCTCGGCGCCGCGCCGAGCCTGATCAAGCTGGCCTCGTTCACTGGTCCCGCTCAGCTCCTCCGACAGCCGGCTGCTGAGGCTTCAGTGATCAGGGTTTCGGACTCCAATGTGACCGATCCCCAGACCGAGGGGGTGCCCCTCGGCAAGGAGATCTTCAACGGCACCTGCGCCCATTGTCACGGACCCGACGCCGTGCAGGCAGAACGCCGGATCGACCTGCGACGGCTGCGAACCCGCTACGGCGAGGACATGCGCGACAAGTACTGGACCACCGTGCACGAAGGTCGTCCCTCCAAAGGCATGCCCGCCTGGAAGGAGGTCTTTACCGACGACCAGTTCGAGAGCATCTATTCATTCCTGATGACCGTGCAGTCGTCGGAAACGGCAAATTGA
- a CDS encoding response regulator, producing MTRFLIIDDHPLFREALGNAVRLAHPDAQILEALSIADALNILSSEPEIDLALLDLTLPDATGFSGFLRLRATHPRLPVAIVSSDEDQHVVREALSLGAAGYLPKSTSKRELTSSIERVLSGSISVPKDFVPAAERDGNGSSRALQARLEELTPQQLRVLDLIKRGYQNREIAGELQLAESTVKAHITEILRKLRLFSRNKAVIETSKIELPIPTDRPGSRAASRRKHQ from the coding sequence ATGACGCGCTTTCTGATCATCGACGATCATCCGCTGTTTCGCGAGGCCCTCGGCAACGCCGTGCGTCTGGCGCATCCGGACGCCCAGATCCTCGAGGCCTTGTCGATCGCCGATGCGCTCAACATCCTTTCGTCCGAACCAGAAATCGATCTGGCGCTGCTCGACCTGACGCTGCCGGACGCCACGGGCTTTTCGGGATTCCTGCGGCTTCGCGCCACCCATCCGCGGCTTCCGGTCGCGATCGTCTCGAGTGATGAAGACCAGCATGTCGTGCGCGAGGCACTTTCGCTCGGCGCGGCCGGCTATCTGCCGAAGTCGACCTCGAAGCGCGAGCTGACATCCTCGATCGAACGCGTGCTCAGCGGCTCGATCTCAGTCCCGAAAGACTTCGTGCCTGCCGCCGAACGCGACGGGAACGGCTCCTCTCGCGCGTTGCAGGCACGTCTCGAGGAACTGACTCCGCAACAGCTTCGCGTCCTCGACTTGATCAAGCGAGGCTACCAGAACCGGGAAATCGCCGGCGAACTGCAGCTTGCGGAATCGACCGTCAAAGCGCACATCACCGAAATCCTGAGAAAACTCCGCCTGTTCAGCCGCAACAAGGCCGTCATCGAAACCAGCAAGATCGAACTGCCCATTCCGACCGACCGCCCCGGATCGCGGGCCGCGTCACGCAGGAAGCACCAGTAG
- a CDS encoding response regulator, translating into MARLLIVEDHPLFREALESAIRVALPDAEMREATSIDMAIGLLSSPPRFDLILLDLSTPGTTGLSGVIRIRKTAPRTPVLVVSAHQDPRLVAHVLTLGVAGYISKSTSKQQLADAIKVVLRGEVHIDAGAPCAGTRRGRLPAQDLLKRLHELTPQQLRVLDLIRCGLQNKQIAYELGISETTVKVHVSEILRKLRVMSRTKAIIEMEKIDFVNLIGEPRTRTPVQARGDDAETLMTAETTTGHEAPLA; encoded by the coding sequence GTGGCTCGATTGCTCATCGTCGAGGACCATCCGCTCTTTCGCGAGGCGTTGGAGAGCGCGATCCGCGTCGCTCTGCCTGATGCCGAGATGCGCGAGGCGACGTCCATCGATATGGCCATCGGTCTTCTGTCGTCGCCGCCGAGATTCGACTTGATCCTGCTCGACCTCTCGACGCCCGGAACGACCGGCCTCTCCGGCGTCATTCGCATCCGCAAGACCGCGCCGCGGACACCGGTCCTGGTGGTTTCAGCGCATCAGGATCCGCGGCTCGTCGCCCATGTTCTCACGCTGGGTGTCGCCGGCTATATCTCGAAATCGACCTCGAAACAGCAATTGGCTGATGCGATCAAGGTCGTGCTGCGTGGCGAGGTCCATATTGATGCCGGCGCACCCTGCGCCGGCACGCGCCGGGGCAGGCTTCCTGCTCAGGATCTCCTGAAACGTCTTCACGAGCTGACACCGCAGCAGCTGCGCGTGCTCGACTTGATCCGCTGCGGACTGCAGAACAAGCAGATCGCCTATGAGCTCGGGATCAGCGAGACCACCGTGAAGGTCCATGTCTCGGAAATCCTGCGAAAGCTCCGGGTCATGAGCCGGACCAAGGCCATCATCGAGATGGAAAAGATCGACTTCGTGAACCTCATCGGCGAGCCGCGGACACGCACGCCGGTTCAAGCGCGGGGAGACGACGCTGAAACGCTCATGACAGCAGAAACGACAACAGGGCACGAAGCTCCGCTGGCCTGA
- a CDS encoding hybrid sensor histidine kinase/response regulator, whose product MTASGSPQDLQREAAKLRKINAALMSRVERSMDQQFNAFSLFETAIALDQQVRERTRQLRDALHSIETANKDLYWAKQQAEAASSLKSSVLISVTHDLLQPLNAARLTLSTLADEVSSDRGMTMVGQVDHSLAMLEDLLRSLLEIAKLDAGALRPDVRPILLSTLFEPLEREFAPIAAKRGLSLRICPSSVAVVSDAMMLRRILQNLLANALRYTRRGGVIMGCRPGPGSSRVRIEVYDTGPGIPKPQQEAIFLEFQRGQPSAEDQAGFGLGLSIVRRFAKALDHEVRLASRVGHGSTFKLELDRADPAAVLPDLYPADHVDHDYGGLEGAKILLIENDLATAEAMVSLLEKWGCDVVATVSSKDALQRLSALGAVPETIIADLHLDGDESGLAAIRDIRQFLGRDVPAMIVTADYSEAAAKEASLYGLEILTKPVRPAELRALLSFLLS is encoded by the coding sequence ATGACCGCCTCCGGGTCTCCGCAGGACCTGCAGCGTGAGGCGGCCAAGCTCAGGAAGATCAACGCCGCGCTGATGTCCCGGGTCGAACGCTCGATGGACCAGCAGTTCAATGCGTTCTCACTGTTCGAAACGGCGATCGCGCTCGATCAGCAGGTCCGCGAACGGACCCGGCAGCTGCGAGATGCGCTGCATTCGATTGAGACGGCCAACAAGGACCTCTACTGGGCCAAGCAGCAGGCGGAAGCGGCCAGCTCCTTGAAATCGTCGGTCCTGATCTCCGTGACGCATGATCTGCTTCAGCCGCTCAACGCGGCGCGGCTGACGCTCTCGACCTTGGCGGACGAGGTCTCGTCCGATCGTGGAATGACCATGGTCGGCCAGGTCGACCATTCGCTGGCCATGCTCGAGGATCTGCTGCGATCCCTGCTCGAGATTGCCAAGCTGGACGCCGGAGCCCTGCGTCCGGATGTGCGCCCCATTCTGCTCTCGACTCTGTTCGAGCCGCTCGAACGCGAGTTCGCGCCGATCGCGGCAAAACGGGGGCTGTCGTTGCGCATCTGTCCGAGCTCTGTCGCCGTGGTCTCGGATGCCATGATGCTGCGGCGCATCCTGCAGAATCTCCTCGCCAACGCTCTGCGTTACACGCGGCGCGGCGGTGTGATCATGGGGTGTCGGCCGGGGCCGGGATCAAGCCGTGTTCGCATCGAGGTGTACGACACCGGCCCGGGCATTCCCAAGCCGCAACAGGAAGCGATCTTTCTCGAATTCCAGCGCGGTCAGCCGAGCGCCGAGGACCAGGCCGGCTTTGGGCTCGGCCTGTCGATCGTCCGGCGCTTCGCCAAAGCGCTGGATCATGAGGTCAGGCTCGCTTCACGGGTTGGCCATGGATCCACATTCAAGCTCGAGCTCGACCGGGCAGACCCGGCAGCCGTGCTGCCGGATTTGTATCCTGCGGATCACGTCGACCACGACTATGGCGGGCTCGAAGGCGCCAAGATCCTGCTGATCGAAAACGACCTGGCCACCGCCGAGGCCATGGTCAGTCTGCTGGAAAAATGGGGCTGCGACGTCGTGGCTACGGTGTCGTCGAAGGACGCGTTGCAGCGCTTGAGCGCGCTCGGCGCGGTCCCCGAGACGATCATTGCGGATCTCCACCTGGATGGCGACGAGAGCGGGCTTGCCGCCATCCGGGACATCCGGCAATTCCTCGGCAGAGACGTGCCGGCCATGATCGTGACGGCGGACTATTCCGAAGCTGCGGCCAAGGAAGCGAGCCTGTACGGGCTCGAGATCCTGACCAAGCCGGTCAGGCCAGCGGAGCTTCGTGCCCTGTTGTCGTTTCTGCTGTCATGA
- a CDS encoding FIST N-terminal domain-containing protein: protein MGDADPRPARPSGVIAAKSKAATEAAAAADICGQLSADGLAMVLIFLSPHYDPNKFMAEVTTRLAGIPVYGCTTAGELSPDGWDDNSVVALAFAADDFTVFAQPIFGLSAFRVDEGRRLGNQLRQEVFRHGGRDDEGVFGLVLIDGMCQREEAIMSAIYASLDNIPLVGGSAGDGLRFERTWVFHDGKAHTDMAVLILIRTSLPFRLFKCDNFEPTSAKMVVTEADLEQRIVKQLNAEPAAEEYCRAVGIADSELDPFLFAAHPVLVRVGGSYFARSIQRVDPDGSLRFFCAIDEGMVLTAARSRNSVAAAREMLAEVRNEIGEVSIFIGFECILRRLDAEQHQFAREMSDLYRDNRIVGFHTYGEQYGSMHVNQTLTGVAIGKRAGAQP from the coding sequence GTGGGAGACGCCGATCCTCGGCCCGCGCGCCCGTCTGGCGTGATTGCTGCAAAGTCGAAGGCCGCGACCGAGGCCGCTGCGGCGGCCGACATCTGTGGCCAATTGTCGGCCGACGGCTTGGCCATGGTGCTGATCTTCCTGTCGCCCCACTATGATCCGAACAAATTCATGGCGGAGGTGACGACGCGTCTTGCCGGCATCCCCGTGTATGGCTGTACGACGGCGGGCGAGCTGTCGCCCGATGGCTGGGACGACAACAGCGTCGTTGCTCTCGCCTTTGCAGCCGATGATTTCACCGTGTTCGCGCAGCCCATCTTCGGCTTGTCGGCCTTTCGCGTCGATGAAGGGCGCCGCCTCGGCAACCAGTTGAGGCAGGAGGTGTTTCGGCATGGCGGTCGCGACGACGAAGGCGTGTTCGGGCTCGTCCTGATCGACGGCATGTGCCAGCGGGAAGAGGCGATCATGTCGGCGATCTATGCGTCGCTCGACAATATTCCTCTGGTCGGCGGGTCGGCCGGCGATGGTCTGCGCTTCGAGCGCACCTGGGTTTTCCACGACGGCAAAGCTCATACCGACATGGCGGTGCTGATTCTGATCAGGACGTCGTTGCCGTTCCGGTTGTTCAAGTGCGATAATTTCGAGCCGACCTCGGCCAAGATGGTGGTGACGGAAGCCGATCTCGAACAGCGTATCGTCAAGCAGCTCAATGCTGAGCCGGCGGCGGAGGAATATTGCCGCGCGGTCGGTATCGCCGATTCCGAGCTCGACCCGTTCCTGTTTGCAGCCCATCCGGTGCTGGTGCGTGTCGGCGGCTCGTATTTCGCGCGTTCGATTCAGCGCGTCGACCCGGACGGCTCGCTCCGGTTCTTCTGCGCGATCGACGAAGGAATGGTGCTGACCGCTGCGAGGTCGCGCAACTCGGTGGCGGCCGCCCGCGAGATGCTGGCGGAGGTCCGCAACGAGATCGGCGAGGTCTCGATCTTCATCGGTTTCGAGTGCATCCTCAGGCGTCTCGACGCCGAGCAGCATCAGTTCGCGCGGGAGATGTCCGATCTCTATCGCGACAACCGGATCGTCGGATTCCATACCTATGGCGAGCAGTACGGTTCAATGCACGTCAATCAGACGCTGACGGGCGTCGCGATCGGCAAACGCGCAGGGGCGCAGCCATGA